The following are from one region of the Penaeus vannamei isolate JL-2024 chromosome 28, ASM4276789v1, whole genome shotgun sequence genome:
- the LOC113827811 gene encoding uncharacterized protein, which translates to MALKAVFIATVVALLVACVAAGPLADPGYGHGGHGGYGHGGHGGYGHGGHGGYGHGGHGHGGYGHGGHGHGGHGHGGHGGYGHGGHGGYGW; encoded by the exons ATGGCGCTCAAGGCT GTATTTATCGCTACTGTTGTAGCTCTTCTTGTGGCATGTGTGGCGGCAGGGCCACTAGCTGATCCTGGGTATGGGCACGGTGGACACGGAGGGTATGGCCATGGCGGGCATGGAGGGTATGGCCATGGCGGGCATGGAGGGTATGGCCATGGTGGACATGGTCATGGAGGATATGGCCATGGCGGGCATGGCCACGGTGGACATGGCCACGGTGGACATGGTGGATATGGCCATGGCGGACACGGTGGATATG GCTGGTGA